The following are from one region of the Dromaius novaehollandiae isolate bDroNov1 chromosome 26, bDroNov1.hap1, whole genome shotgun sequence genome:
- the PIWIL2 gene encoding piwi-like protein 2: MPPPLLPTPRPSLPPPPPPLTPVPDVPPAPGRQAPAAKPAAKGAALPLGLNVVRIHCQNEAVYQYHVSFSPNVECRSMRFAMLKEHQEVTGDVTAFDGSILYLPVLLPQPVALKCQRRTDGGEVSMTVQLTKVLEPSSDLCIPFYNVVFRRVMRILDMKLVGRNFFDPTRAAVLQQYRLQVWPGYAVSIRKKDGGLFLSVDVIHKVIRSDSVLNFMHAIYQQSVSGFQDECTKQLVGSVVLTRYNNHTYQIDDIDWNKTPKDSFTLASGEEITFVDYYSKTYGITVRELDQPLLVHRRKEGLTPEGKRQLNMILLVPELSFMTGIPEKMRKDNRAMKDLMYEMSHSPKQHYTRLCSLLRRIEENPDAARELVRWGLRLDKDICRTQGRILPVERINLRHSTFTPSEDLNWNKEVVREVCISTIALSYWVLVYPKRLQGLAKELVATMEKVCGPIGMQVNLPAWVELKDDRVETYAKTIKCVLASEQRVQMVLCITTGNREDLYGAIKKLCCVQSPVPSQVINAQSLMGNASKMRSLAQKVLLQMNCKLGGELWGIDVPLKHLMVIGMDVYHNHSRAARSVIGFVASTNQVLTKWYSRVVFQMPHQEIADSLRLCLAEALQRFHEMNHCLPKKIVIYRDGVSDTQLDTVVKYEIPQLQKCFETFADYKPSVVVVVVQKQISTNFYSTVAENLVAPPPGTVIDHTVTSLEWKDFFLLAHCSRQGCSVPTRYICVLNTANLSSEHLQRLTFKLCHLYWNWPGTIRAPAPCKYAHKLAFLAGQVLHHEPAVQLCDKLFFL, translated from the exons ATGCCACCACCGCTGCTGCCCACCCCGCGGCCCTCGCtgccaccaccaccgccgccgctcACCCCCGTGCCCGAcgtccccccggcccccggcaggcA GGCGCCGGCGGCGAAGCCGGCAGCGAAGGGAGCCGCTCTGCCGCTGGGGCTGAACGTGGTGAGGATCCACTGCCAGAACGAAGCCGTGTACCAGTACCACGTGTCCTTCAG CCCCAACGTGGAGTGCCGGAGCATGCGCTTCGCCATGCTCAAGGAGCACCAGGAGGTGACGGGGGACGTCACCGCCTTCGACGGCTCCATCCTCTACCTGCCCGTCCTGCTCCCGCAG CCGGTTGCTCTGAAGTGCCAGAGGAGGACGGACGGGGGGGAGGTCAGTATGACCGTCCAGCTGACCAAGGTCCTGGAGCCCAGTTCGGACCTGTGCATCCCGTTTTACAACGTGGTTTTCAGGAG AGTGATGCGGATTTTAGACATGAAACTTGTTGGGAGAAACTTCTTCGACCCGACCAGGGCCGCCGTGCTGCAGCAGTACAG GCTGCAGGTTTGGCCGGGGTACGCCGTCAGCATCCGGAAGAAGGACGGAGGTCTCTTCCTCTCGGTGGATGTCATCCACAAAGTCATCCGCAGCGATTCTGTCCTGAATTTCAT GCACGCGATCTACCAGCAGAGCGTCAGCGGCTTCCAGGACGAGTGCACCAAGCAGCTGGTCGGCAGCGTGGTCCTCACCCGCTACAACAACCATACGTACCAGATCGACGACATCGACTGGAACAAGACCCCCAAGGACAGCTTCACCCTGGCCAGCGGCGAGGAGATCACCTTCGTGGACTACTACAG CAAAACCTACGGGATCACGGTCAGAGAGCTGGACCAGCCGCTGCTGGTTCACAGGCGCAAGGAGGGGCTGACGCCGGAGGGGAAG cgtCAGCTCAACATGATACTGCTCGTGCCGGAGCTCTCTTTTATGACGGGGATCCCTGAGAAGATGAGGAAGGACAATCGGGCGATGAAG GACCTGATGTACGAGATGtcgcacagccccaagcagcactACACGCGCCTGTGCAGCCTCCTGCGCAGGATCGAGGAGAACCCGGACGCCGCGCGGGAGCTGGTGCGCTGGGGCCTGCGCCTGGACAAGGACATCTGCAGG ACCCAGGGCCGAATCCTGCCCGTGGAAAGAATCAACCTGCGGCACAGCACCTTCACGCCCTCTGAGGACCTGAACTGGAACAAAGAGGTGGTGCGGGAGGTCTGCATCTCCACG ATCGCCCTGAGCTACTGGGTGCTGGTTTACCCAAAGCGCCTGCAGGGCCTGGCGAAAGAGCTGGTGGCCACGATGGAGAAGGTGTGCGGCCCCATCGGCATGCAGGTGAACCTGCCTGCCTGGGTGGAGCTGAAGGACGACCGTGTCGAGACCTACGCCAAGACCATCAAATGCGTGCTGGCCAGCGAG CAGCGGGTGCAGATGGTGCTCTGCATTACCACGGGCAACAGGGAGGACTTGTACGGAGCCATCAAGAAGCTGTGCTGCGTGCAGTCCCCGGTGCCGTCGCAG GTCATCAACGCGCAGTCCCTCATGGGCAACGCCAGCAAGATGAGGAGCCTCGCCCAGAAGGTCCTGCTGCAGATGAACTGCAAGCTGGGCGGGGAGCTCTGGGGGATCGACGTCCCCTTG AAACACCTGATGGTCATCGGCATGGACGTGTACCACAACCACAGCAGGGCCGCGCGCTCCGTGATCGGCTTCGTCGCCAGCACCAACCA GGTGCTCACCAAGTGGTACTCGAGGGTGGTCTTCCAGATGCCGCACCAGGAGATCGCCGACAGCCTGCGGCTCTGCCTGGCCGAAGCCCTGCAGCGCTTCCACGAG ATGAATCACTGCTTGCCCAAGAAGATCGTGATTTACAGAGACGGCGTGTCCGACACCCAGCTCGACACGGTGGTGAAGTACGAGATCCCGCAGCTGCAGAAGTGCTTCGAGACCTTTGCGGACTACAAGCCCAGCGTGGTGGTGGTCGTGGTGCAGAAGCAGATCAGCACCAACTTCTACTCGACCGTGGCGGAGAACTTAGTGGCCCCTCCGCCGGGGACGGTCATCGACCACACGGTCACCAGCTTGGAGTG gAAAGACTTCTTCTTGTTGGCCCATTGCTCCCGCCAGGGCTGCAGCGTCCCCACGCGCTACATCTGCGTGCTGAACACGGCCAACCTCAGCTCCGAGCACCTGCAGAG GTTGACTTTCAAGCTCTGCCACTTGTACTGGAACTGGCCGGGCACCATCCGGGCGCCGGCGCCCTGCAAGTACGCCCACAAGCTGGCCTTCCTCGCGGGGCAGGTGCTGCACCACGAGCCCGCCGTCCAGCTCTGCGACAAGCTCTTCTTCCTATag
- the PHYHIP gene encoding phytanoyl-CoA hydroxylase-interacting protein isoform X1, producing MLCSLTPDWQSRVFPPLLHAAWIFFPFFLPSSLGCLLFPSWLGGSEQQQSQQQPAAGGRASTGNRASRRGPSQPPRPSSAPAAQPALPCPAGSLRPRQPSRAARSPAAPAMELLSTPKNIEINNITCDSFRISWAMDKGDLERVTHYFIDLNKKENKNSNKFKHRDVPTKLVAKAVPLPMTVRGHWFLSPRTEYSVAVQTAVKQSDGEYLVSGWSETVEFCTGDYAKEHLAQLQEKAELIAGRMLRFSVFYRNQHKEYFQHVRMHCGNVMKPSLKDNSGSHGSPTSGMLHGIFFSCNTEFNTGQPPQDSPYGRYRFQIPAQRLFNPNTNLYFADFYCMYTAYHYVVLVLAPQGSSGDHFCRERLPQLDIACNKFLTCCVEDGELVYRHAQDSILEVIYTEPVDLGLGVLGEISGHQLMSLSTANAKKDPSCKTCNISVGR from the exons ATGCTTTGCAGCCTGACACCCGATTGGCAGAGCAGggttttcccccctctcctccacgctgcttggattttttttcctttttttttacccTCCTCTTTAGGGTGTTTGCTATTTCCGAGCTGGCTGGGAGGATCTGAGCAGCAGCAGTCGCAGCAGCAGCCGGCGGCAGGAGGACGAGCATCCACCGGGAATCGTGCGAGCCGCCGCGGCCCGTCGCAGCCCCCGCGGCCGAGTTCGGCCCCGGCAGCGCAGCCTGCCCTGCCGTGCCCCGCCGGCTCCCTTCGCCCCCGGCAGCCCTCCCGTGCCGCCAG gagccccgcggccccggccatGGAGCTGCTCTCCACCCCCAAAAACATCGAGATCAACAACATCACCTGCGACTCCTTCCGCATCTCCTGGGCCATGGACAAGGGCGACCTGGAGAGGGTCACCCACTACTTCATCGACCTCAACAAGAAGGAGAACAAGAACTCCAACAAGTTCAAGCACCGG GACGTGCCCACCAAGCTGGTGGCCAAGGCGGTGCCGCTGCCCATGACGGTGCGGGGCCACTGGTTCCTGAGCCCGCGCACCGAGTACAGCGTGGCGGTGCAGACGGCCGTGAAGCAGAGCGACGGCGAGTACCTGGTGTCCGGCTGGAGCGAGACGGTGGAGTTCTGCACCGGGG ACTACGCCAAGGAGCacctggcccagctgcaggagaaggccGAGCTCATCGCCGGGCGCATGCTGCGCTTCTCCGTCTTCTACCGTAACCAGCACAAGGAGTATTTCCAGCACGTCAG GATGCACTGCGGGAACGTGATGAAGCCGTCGCTGAAGGACAACAGCGGCAGCCACGGCTCGCCCACCAGCGGCATGCTGCACGGCATCTTCTTCAGCTGCAACACCGAGTTCAACACCGGGCAGCCCCCCCAGGACTCGCCCTACGGCCGCTACCGCTTCCAGATCCCGGCGCAGCGCCTCTTCAACCCCAACACCAACCTCTACTTCGCGGACTTCTACTGCATGTACACCGCCTACCACTACGTCGTGCTGGTGCTGGCGCCCCAGGGCTCCTCGGGGGACCACTTCTGCCGGGAGCGCCTGCCCCAGCTGGACATTGCCTGCAACAAGTTCCTGACGTGCTGCGTGGAGGACGGGGAGCTGGTGTACCGCCACGCGCAGGACAGCATCCTGGAGGTCATATACACCGAGCCCGTGGACCTCGGCCTCGGCGTGCTGGGCGAGATCAGCGGCCACCAGCTCATGAGCCTCTCCACCGCCAACGCCAAAAAGGACCCGAGCTGCAAGACGTGCAACATCAGCGTGGGGCGCTAG
- the PHYHIP gene encoding phytanoyl-CoA hydroxylase-interacting protein isoform X2: MELLSTPKNIEINNITCDSFRISWAMDKGDLERVTHYFIDLNKKENKNSNKFKHRDVPTKLVAKAVPLPMTVRGHWFLSPRTEYSVAVQTAVKQSDGEYLVSGWSETVEFCTGDYAKEHLAQLQEKAELIAGRMLRFSVFYRNQHKEYFQHVRMHCGNVMKPSLKDNSGSHGSPTSGMLHGIFFSCNTEFNTGQPPQDSPYGRYRFQIPAQRLFNPNTNLYFADFYCMYTAYHYVVLVLAPQGSSGDHFCRERLPQLDIACNKFLTCCVEDGELVYRHAQDSILEVIYTEPVDLGLGVLGEISGHQLMSLSTANAKKDPSCKTCNISVGR; encoded by the exons atGGAGCTGCTCTCCACCCCCAAAAACATCGAGATCAACAACATCACCTGCGACTCCTTCCGCATCTCCTGGGCCATGGACAAGGGCGACCTGGAGAGGGTCACCCACTACTTCATCGACCTCAACAAGAAGGAGAACAAGAACTCCAACAAGTTCAAGCACCGG GACGTGCCCACCAAGCTGGTGGCCAAGGCGGTGCCGCTGCCCATGACGGTGCGGGGCCACTGGTTCCTGAGCCCGCGCACCGAGTACAGCGTGGCGGTGCAGACGGCCGTGAAGCAGAGCGACGGCGAGTACCTGGTGTCCGGCTGGAGCGAGACGGTGGAGTTCTGCACCGGGG ACTACGCCAAGGAGCacctggcccagctgcaggagaaggccGAGCTCATCGCCGGGCGCATGCTGCGCTTCTCCGTCTTCTACCGTAACCAGCACAAGGAGTATTTCCAGCACGTCAG GATGCACTGCGGGAACGTGATGAAGCCGTCGCTGAAGGACAACAGCGGCAGCCACGGCTCGCCCACCAGCGGCATGCTGCACGGCATCTTCTTCAGCTGCAACACCGAGTTCAACACCGGGCAGCCCCCCCAGGACTCGCCCTACGGCCGCTACCGCTTCCAGATCCCGGCGCAGCGCCTCTTCAACCCCAACACCAACCTCTACTTCGCGGACTTCTACTGCATGTACACCGCCTACCACTACGTCGTGCTGGTGCTGGCGCCCCAGGGCTCCTCGGGGGACCACTTCTGCCGGGAGCGCCTGCCCCAGCTGGACATTGCCTGCAACAAGTTCCTGACGTGCTGCGTGGAGGACGGGGAGCTGGTGTACCGCCACGCGCAGGACAGCATCCTGGAGGTCATATACACCGAGCCCGTGGACCTCGGCCTCGGCGTGCTGGGCGAGATCAGCGGCCACCAGCTCATGAGCCTCTCCACCGCCAACGCCAAAAAGGACCCGAGCTGCAAGACGTGCAACATCAGCGTGGGGCGCTAG
- the POLR3D gene encoding DNA-directed RNA polymerase III subunit RPC4, which yields MAEGSSGGDGSAGGGPRPGLPGARGLLGRRPPAPLSPGRLPSIRSRDLTLGGVKKKTFTPNIISRKIKEEPREDVSVKKEKKERERDRQRDGHGRGRGRPEVIQSHSIFEQGPAEMMKKKAGSWDKTVDMSDFGPSHIINIKKEKRETDEETKQILRMLQKDDFLDDPGLKNDMRNKPVQLPLAHSGWLFKEEAAEQEDAQPWPPGPKEEKMEVDLPAVKVKEEPCDGEEPKEALPAARPAQAKGPPGYPRDVAVAELLQRLSLSQEEELLFLQLPDTLPGQPPTQDTKPVKTELQNEEGQVVVVKQEKSQEARQAENTCTLADLPEGQVGKLLIRKSGKVQLVLGKVTLDVTMGTACSFLQELVSVGIGDSRTGEMIVLGHVKHKLVCSPDFEALLEHRHR from the exons ATGGCGGAGGGGAGCTCGGGCGGCgacggcagcgcggggggcggcccccgcccgggtctgcccggggcgcgggggctgctcgggaggcgcccgccggcccccctcAGCCCTGGGCGCCTGCCCTCCATCCGCTCCCGCGACCTCACCCTGGGAGGCGTCAAGAAG AAAACCTTCACCCCCAACATAATTAGCAGGAAGATCAAGGAGGA GCCCCGCGAGGATGTCTCCGtcaagaaggagaagaaggagcgGGAGCGGGACCGGCAGCGCGACGGGCACGGCCGCGGCAGGGGCAGGCCGGAGGTCATCCAGTCCCACTCCATCTTCGAGCAGGGCCCGGCCGAAATGATGAAGAAGAAAG CCGGCTCCTGGGACAAGACCGTGGACATGTCGGACTTCGGCCCTTCCCACATCATCAACATCAAGAAGGAGAAGAGGGAGACGGACGAGGAGACGAAGCAGATCCTGCGCATGCTGCAGAAGGACGAC TTCCTCGACGACCCCGGGCTGAAGAACGACATGCGGAACAAGCCGGTGCAGCTGCCGCTGGCCCACTCGGGCTGGCTCTTCAAGGAGGAGGCCGCCGAGCAGGAGGACGCCCAGCCCTGGCCCCCCGGCCCCAAGGAGGAGAAGATGGAGGTGGACTTGCCGGCGGTGAAAG TGAAAGAAGAGCCGTGCGACGGCGAGGAGCCCAAGGAGGCCCTGCCGGCGGCCAGGCCGGCGCAAGCCAAGGGCCCCCCCGGGTACCCGCGGGACGTGGCGGTGGCGGAGCTGCTGCAGCGGCTGAGCCTGTCgcaggaggaggagctgctcttcCTGCAGCTGCCCGACACGCTGCCCGGGCAGCCGCCCACGCAGGACACCAAGCCCGTCAAGACGGAGCTGCAGAACGAGGAGGGCCAAGTGGTCGTGGTGAAGCAGGAGAAGAGCCag GAGGCGAGGCAGGCGGAGAACACCTGCACCCTGGCCGACCTGCCGGAGGGGCAGGTGGGGAAACTGCTCATCCGCAAGTCGGGAAaggtgcagctggtgctgggcaAGGTGACCCTGGACGTGACCATGGGGACGgcctgctccttcctgcag GAGCTGGTGTCCGTCGGCATCGGCGACAGCCGCACGGGCGAGATGATCGTGCTGGGCCACGTGAAGCACAAGCTGGTCTGCTCCCCGGACTTCGAGGCCCTGCTGGAGCACCGGCACCGGTAG